Proteins encoded together in one Bacteroides zoogleoformans window:
- a CDS encoding iron ABC transporter permease codes for MSRGGKYGIGLGVVIVLLFMANLLVGSVSIPPADVFRILLGAEGVKAGWAFILWESRLPLALTALLCGSALAVCGLMLQTAFKNPLAGPSILGINSGASLGVAFVMLFFGGSITTGTLSLSGFFSVLTGAFVGAMLIMALILFFSTLLKSNILLLITGIMIGYMASSAIALLNFFATAEGVQSYMIWGMGNFGGVSMRQMPAFAAITVLGLFASLLLIKPLNALLLGERYAENLGVNIRRVRNLLLAVTGLLTAVTTAFCGPVAFIGLAVPHVSRMILGTANHNSLLPVTILSGGAVALLCNLVCVLPGEAGIIPLNAVTPVIGAPVIIYVILCQKNPQYFN; via the coding sequence ATGAGTAGGGGGGGAAAATATGGTATCGGCTTGGGGGTGGTCATCGTGCTGCTTTTCATGGCCAATCTGCTGGTGGGGTCGGTATCGATTCCGCCGGCCGATGTGTTCCGTATTCTTTTGGGGGCTGAGGGAGTGAAGGCCGGTTGGGCTTTTATCCTGTGGGAGTCTCGGCTGCCTCTGGCATTGACAGCATTGCTGTGTGGCAGCGCACTTGCGGTTTGCGGACTGATGTTGCAGACCGCCTTTAAGAATCCGCTGGCCGGTCCGTCCATTTTGGGCATTAACTCCGGCGCAAGTCTCGGGGTGGCTTTTGTGATGCTGTTTTTCGGCGGCAGCATCACAACGGGCACGTTGAGCCTGTCGGGCTTCTTCTCCGTGCTGACCGGAGCATTTGTAGGAGCTATGTTGATCATGGCGCTCATCCTGTTCTTCTCTACTTTATTGAAGAGTAACATTCTGTTGCTGATAACGGGTATCATGATTGGCTATATGGCTTCTTCGGCCATTGCGTTGCTAAACTTTTTCGCTACTGCCGAAGGGGTACAATCGTACATGATATGGGGCATGGGTAACTTTGGCGGTGTGTCTATGCGACAAATGCCGGCCTTTGCTGCGATCACCGTGCTGGGGTTGTTCGCTTCGTTGCTGCTGATAAAACCTTTGAATGCGTTGCTGCTGGGCGAACGCTATGCGGAGAATCTGGGGGTAAACATCCGTAGGGTGAGGAACTTATTGCTGGCAGTAACCGGATTGTTGACTGCCGTCACCACAGCTTTCTGCGGTCCGGTGGCTTTCATCGGGTTGGCCGTGCCGCATGTGTCACGTATGATTTTGGGAACGGCCAATCATAATTCGTTATTGCCTGTCACTATTCTAAGCGGAGGGGCGGTGGCCTTGCTGTGCAATCTGGTGTGTGTACTTCCGGGCGAAGCGGGCATTATTCCACTGAATGCCGTAACTCCTGTCATCGGGGCGCCGGTCATCATCTACGTCATCCTCTGTCAAAAAAATCCACAATATTTTAATTGA
- a CDS encoding ABC transporter substrate-binding protein, with translation MRRFFVSVVVCSVIWLFAACGGRSRSVTDVAGGDTVVLRYADNLVLVDYPDYTVASLRNPWDTLKTLHTYVLVPAADPLPENLPEGTVVRTPLSKAVIYSSVHCGLVARLGAFRSIGGVCDLKYIKLPAVQEGCRNGTIADCGDGMNPDMEKIIDLHPDAILLSPFENSGGYGRVEKLNIPIIECADYMETSAMGRAEWMRFYGLLFGAEDQADRLFAEVDSCYRRLRMRAELSSVSLSVLSELKNGTAWYVPGGRSTMGRLFGDACGRYVFADDTHSGSVPLAFETVFDKAGDADVWTIKYNRDRDMTYADLEADFAGYTGFKAFKTRNIYGCNTGKVPFYEETPFRPDYLLADLIQILHPEIGDLGGLRYFCKLNE, from the coding sequence ATGAGAAGATTTTTCGTATCGGTTGTTGTATGCTCTGTCATTTGGCTCTTTGCGGCTTGTGGCGGAAGGAGCAGGAGTGTTACAGACGTTGCCGGAGGCGACACGGTGGTGTTGCGCTATGCCGATAACCTCGTGTTGGTGGATTATCCTGACTATACCGTGGCTTCGCTGCGCAATCCGTGGGATACGTTGAAAACACTGCATACGTATGTGCTTGTGCCTGCCGCCGATCCCTTGCCGGAGAATCTGCCGGAGGGTACGGTGGTGCGTACGCCGCTCTCAAAGGCGGTGATCTACTCGTCGGTGCATTGCGGATTAGTGGCGAGGCTGGGAGCCTTTCGCAGCATAGGCGGCGTGTGCGACTTGAAGTACATCAAGTTGCCGGCCGTGCAGGAGGGATGTCGCAACGGAACGATAGCGGACTGTGGCGACGGAATGAATCCGGATATGGAGAAAATCATCGACCTGCACCCGGATGCCATCTTGCTCTCGCCTTTTGAGAACAGCGGCGGCTATGGACGTGTGGAGAAATTGAACATCCCCATCATAGAGTGTGCCGACTACATGGAGACTTCTGCCATGGGGCGTGCCGAGTGGATGCGCTTTTACGGGTTGCTGTTCGGTGCGGAGGATCAAGCCGACAGGCTTTTTGCCGAGGTGGACAGTTGCTACCGGCGGTTGAGGATGCGTGCCGAACTTTCGTCGGTGAGTTTGTCGGTGCTCAGTGAATTGAAGAACGGGACGGCTTGGTATGTGCCAGGCGGGCGTAGCACAATGGGGCGGCTCTTCGGGGATGCCTGCGGGCGCTATGTCTTTGCCGACGACACGCACAGCGGCTCCGTGCCTCTTGCCTTTGAAACGGTGTTCGACAAAGCAGGGGATGCGGATGTGTGGACCATTAAATACAACCGCGACCGGGATATGACTTATGCGGATTTGGAAGCGGACTTTGCGGGCTATACCGGCTTCAAGGCTTTCAAGACCCGGAACATTTACGGCTGCAACACCGGGAAAGTGCCGTTTTATGAAGAGACGCCTTTTCGTCCGGATTATTTGCTGGCCGACCTGATACAGATTCTGCATCCTGAAATAGGAGATTTGGGAGGTTTGCGCTATTTTTGCAAACTGAATGAGTAG
- a CDS encoding DegT/DnrJ/EryC1/StrS family aminotransferase, with translation MPEERKTIYLCLAHMSEDGMEQKYVKEAFDTNWVVPMGPNVNSFEKDLADFFNSKVDGSEELDRRVVCLSAGTAAVHLALIACGVQAGDEVCVQSFTFCASSHPITYLGAKPVFIGSEKETWNMDPKLLEKAILDRKEKTGKYPKAIVPVALYGMPYQIDKIIAIADKYGIPVIEDAAEGLGSRFDGQVLGTFGKYGVMSFNGNKMITTSGGGALVCRNEEDANEIMWYATQARDSYPYYQHTAIGFNYRMSNVCAGIGRGQMTVLNDHIAHHKHVQKLYEELFADVLGVKINKQPEDPRYDANFWLCTMTLDKDVKVKGQENVYKEVIKTAVGGAAGVIHQVDSPTTDCQPNDNVEAMRVFMLDKKVECRPVWKPMHKQPVYADAAVYTNGVEEELFKIGMCLPAGPYVTDEDVRYIVQSIKEAIVR, from the coding sequence ATGCCAGAAGAAAGAAAAACAATCTATTTATGTCTCGCTCATATGAGCGAAGACGGTATGGAACAGAAATATGTTAAGGAAGCATTTGACACGAATTGGGTGGTTCCTATGGGACCTAATGTGAATTCTTTCGAGAAAGATCTTGCGGATTTTTTCAATAGTAAGGTTGATGGTAGTGAAGAACTCGACCGCAGGGTGGTCTGTCTTTCGGCTGGTACTGCGGCTGTTCACTTGGCATTAATCGCTTGTGGTGTGCAGGCTGGTGATGAGGTTTGTGTGCAGAGCTTCACTTTCTGTGCTTCTTCGCACCCAATTACTTACCTTGGCGCAAAACCAGTGTTTATCGGCAGTGAGAAGGAGACCTGGAATATGGATCCGAAATTGTTGGAGAAGGCGATTCTTGACCGTAAGGAGAAGACTGGTAAGTATCCTAAGGCCATAGTGCCTGTGGCACTTTATGGTATGCCTTATCAGATTGATAAAATCATAGCTATTGCTGATAAGTATGGTATTCCTGTTATTGAGGATGCTGCCGAGGGGCTTGGCTCTCGTTTCGATGGTCAGGTGCTTGGCACATTTGGCAAGTATGGCGTGATGTCGTTCAATGGTAACAAGATGATTACTACTTCCGGTGGTGGCGCACTCGTTTGCCGTAATGAGGAGGATGCAAATGAGATTATGTGGTATGCTACTCAAGCTCGGGATTCATATCCTTATTATCAGCATACAGCTATTGGTTTCAACTATCGTATGAGTAATGTGTGTGCAGGTATCGGTCGTGGCCAAATGACTGTGCTGAACGACCATATAGCCCACCATAAGCATGTGCAGAAGCTGTATGAGGAATTGTTCGCTGATGTGCTCGGAGTAAAGATTAACAAGCAACCTGAGGATCCTCGCTATGACGCTAACTTCTGGCTTTGCACAATGACATTGGATAAAGACGTTAAGGTGAAAGGACAGGAGAATGTATATAAGGAGGTGATAAAGACTGCCGTGGGTGGTGCTGCCGGTGTGATTCATCAGGTGGATAGCCCTACGACCGATTGTCAGCCAAATGATAATGTGGAGGCTATGCGTGTATTTATGCTTGACAAGAAGGTGGAGTGCCGCCCTGTCTGGAAGCCCATGCACAAGCAACCTGTATATGCTGATGCTGCTGTATATACCAATGGTGTGGAGGAGGAACTCTTCAAAATAGGCATGTGTCTGCCTGCAGGTCCGTATGTGACGGATGAGGATGTGCGGTATATAGTGCAAAGTATTAAAGAGGCGATAGTGAGATAA
- a CDS encoding sugar transferase, with amino-acid sequence MILKWIFDRVVALIGLLFLWPVLLIVAIMVKIKMPGGPAFFVQKRVGKDGKLFNCHKFRSMTVKHNGSSVSVAGDSRITPFGVTLRHYKLDELPGLWDVLIGNMSFVGPRPDVPGYADKLTGEDRDVLKLRPGITGPATLKYRLEDEMISEYVAKMQAEGDKREAQEIAVEHNDNVIYPDKVRLNCYYYRHYNFFKDIEMIIATVLGCKIKFAGEEF; translated from the coding sequence ATGATATTAAAATGGATTTTTGATCGTGTAGTTGCTCTTATTGGTTTACTTTTTCTGTGGCCAGTATTGCTCATTGTAGCAATCATGGTGAAGATTAAAATGCCTGGAGGGCCTGCATTCTTTGTTCAGAAACGTGTAGGTAAAGATGGTAAGTTGTTTAATTGTCATAAGTTCAGAAGTATGACAGTGAAGCATAATGGTTCATCGGTTTCTGTAGCGGGTGACAGTCGAATTACTCCTTTTGGTGTTACGTTGCGTCACTATAAGTTGGATGAGCTTCCTGGGCTTTGGGATGTGCTTATCGGTAACATGAGTTTTGTGGGGCCACGTCCGGATGTTCCAGGTTATGCAGATAAGTTGACAGGTGAAGATCGCGATGTACTGAAGCTTCGCCCTGGTATCACGGGGCCTGCAACATTGAAGTATCGTCTCGAAGATGAGATGATTTCTGAATATGTGGCAAAGATGCAGGCAGAAGGTGATAAACGTGAAGCTCAAGAAATTGCTGTGGAGCATAATGACAATGTAATCTATCCTGATAAGGTTCGCTTGAATTGCTATTACTATCGCCACTACAATTTCTTCAAGGATATCGAGATGATTATCGCAACTGTACTTGGTTGCAAAATTAAGTTTGCTGGTGAAGAATTTTAA
- a CDS encoding IS110 family RNA-guided transposase produces the protein MTYVGIDVSKATFVVAYSSAKTGRTKTFKNTVKGVHEFIQTVSAAEHHCVLEATGNYSALLVYLLSEAGITVSLENPLKIKNFARAMLSVTKTDEIDARLIALYGERMQPAPYKLRSDSILILKQKRTVLRQLKKQLVATRNLKGSLEVLPSFDPECKKTIERTITFLEKQIKAMEEKIASLAQGEYKKQMDLLTSIKGIGVTLAAALIVATGGFTYFDNAKQLTRYLGLSPTYQQSGTSVNVKGHINRNGDSSLRSQLYVAAFSSLRCNTECKACFDRLRSNGKPGKVAVVAVANKLVRQAFAVVTQGKPYVDGFKSERP, from the coding sequence ATGACTTACGTTGGGATTGATGTCAGCAAGGCGACCTTCGTTGTCGCTTATTCGTCTGCTAAGACAGGCAGGACAAAAACATTTAAAAACACTGTAAAAGGTGTACATGAGTTTATACAGACCGTTTCAGCAGCAGAGCACCATTGCGTTTTGGAAGCCACCGGGAATTACAGTGCGTTGCTCGTCTATCTGCTTTCCGAAGCCGGGATAACCGTCAGCCTTGAGAATCCGCTGAAGATAAAGAACTTCGCCCGTGCCATGCTCTCCGTCACCAAGACGGACGAGATTGATGCCCGTCTGATAGCTCTGTACGGCGAGAGGATGCAACCGGCTCCTTACAAGCTGCGCAGCGATTCAATCCTCATCCTGAAGCAGAAACGCACGGTACTGCGACAACTCAAGAAGCAACTCGTGGCAACACGCAACCTCAAAGGTTCACTGGAGGTTCTTCCTTCTTTTGACCCTGAATGTAAGAAAACCATCGAAAGGACGATTACATTCCTGGAGAAGCAAATCAAGGCAATGGAAGAGAAGATTGCTTCCTTGGCACAAGGTGAGTACAAGAAACAGATGGACCTGCTCACCTCCATCAAGGGTATCGGTGTCACACTGGCAGCAGCACTCATCGTAGCCACCGGTGGGTTCACCTACTTTGATAACGCCAAGCAACTTACCCGTTATCTGGGCTTGTCGCCTACTTACCAACAATCCGGTACGTCAGTCAATGTCAAAGGTCACATCAACCGAAACGGAGATTCAAGCCTCAGAAGCCAGCTTTATGTAGCGGCATTCTCATCGCTCAGGTGTAATACTGAGTGCAAGGCATGTTTCGACCGTTTGCGGTCTAACGGCAAGCCGGGTAAGGTGGCGGTCGTTGCGGTCGCCAACAAACTTGTAAGGCAAGCCTTTGCTGTAGTCACGCAAGGGAAACCGTATGTTGATGGGTTCAAGTCCGAAAGACCATAA